In a genomic window of Ipomoea triloba cultivar NCNSP0323 chromosome 3, ASM357664v1:
- the LOC116014212 gene encoding glutamate receptor 3.6-like isoform X1, producing the protein MLRVESRVLITQFIMKLFGALMFAVFYFGYLPQGVNSTLSARPRVVNIGCVLTLRTDVGKIAKSVIETAVEDINSNPAVLGGTKLNISIVDDSNSGLLGIVEAIRYMETDTVAIIGPQSSVIAHAIAHIANELHVPLLSFSATDPALSSLQYPFFVRTSPNDMFQMAAIASIVQYYQWKAVIAIYTDDDSGRSGIDALADQLAMRRCRISYKAPLKPQATLDEVRDVLVQLALTESRIIIVHTCPYRGLDIFSLAKNLGMTESGYVWIATNWLSTIFDTIGPLSSEVIDNIQGTITLRTYVPYSEAKRNFVSRWSNLSRRVGTNSTFGMCTYGLYAYDTVWLLAHALDAFFKQGGNISFSRDPIHRGGLNHYSMNVFDGGKLLLDNILKTNITGVTGLFKYTSDRELYHPAFEVINVIGTGIRKVGYWSNYSGLSVVRPDSIYSYPPSRLRSSQQLYPMVWTGETTKKPRGWAFPNYGTPLKVGVPIRAGLNEFVERVPGTDIFKGYCIEVFTTALNYLPYAVPFKFFPFGESNYTELVGLVTEGVYDAAVGTIAITSNRTEMVDFTQPFTQSGYVVVVPVRERGSSAWAFLRPFTPMMWCVTGMFFLLIGATIWILEHRMNNDFRGPPREQIETIFWFGFYTFFSASRHNTVMLVSTLGRLVFLMWLVVILIINASYTANLTSILMVHHLFSPIEGIESLLTTNDTIGYHRGSFIRNYLIEELGIHESRLIPFNVTEDYAKALRDGPEKGGVAAVVDERVYMELFLSTHCEFCIVGSEFFRSGMGFAFPKASPLAVDMSTAIQELSENGELQRIQDKWLLRGACKSQNTELEVNQLHLKSFSRLFLICGFACLFALLVHFMFVNK; encoded by the exons ATGCT CAGGGTGGAATCTAGGGTTTTGATCACTCAATTCATTATGAAACTGTTTGGGGCATTGATGTTCGCAGTTTTCTACTTTGGGTATTTGCCCCAAGGAGTTAACTCAACTCTTTCTGCAAGACCTAGAGTGGTGAACATTGGGTGTGTTCTCACGTTGAGAACGGATGTTGGTAAAATTGCAAAATCGGTAATAGAAACTGCAGTAGAAGACATCAATTCTAATCCAGCTGTTCTTGGAGGAACAAAGTTGAATATCTCCATCGTTGATGACAGTAACAGTGGATTGCTGGGGATAGTTGAAG CTATACGCTACATGGAGACTGACACTGTGGCCATAATTGGCCCCCAATCTTCAGTCATAGCTCATGCGATTGCTCACATTGCAAATGAGCTCCATGTCCCTCTATTGTCTTTTTCTGCCACTGATCCTGCTCTCTCTTCACTTCAGTATCCATTCTTTGTCAGGACCTCACCAAATGATATGTTTCAGATGGCTGCAATAGCATCAATTGTCCAATACTATCAATGGAAAGCAGTGATTGCTATATATACAGATGATGACTCTGGAAGGAGTGGCATTGATGCATTAGCAGATCAACTAGCTATGAGGCGATGTCGGATCTCTTATAAAGCACCTCTGAAACCTCAAGCAACATTGGATGAAGTGAGGGATGTGTTAGTTCAGCTGGCTTTAACAGAATCACGAATTATTATTGTTCACACTTGTCCTTATAGGGGACTGGATATATTTTCTCTGGCGAAGAATTTAGGAATGACAGAAAGTGGATATGTGTGGATTGCTACGAATTGGCTCTCCACTATCTTTGACACAATAGGTCCCCTTTCTTCAGAGGTAATTGACAATATTCAAGGAACTATTACATTACGCACATATGTTCCGTATTCAGAGGCAAAGAGGAACTTTGTCTCTAGGTGGAGCAATTTGAGCAGAAGAGTTGGAACTAATAGCACTTTTGGGATGTGCACTTACGGTTTATATGCATATGACACTGTGTGGTTACTTGCTCATGCTCTTGATGCATTCTTTAAACAAGGTGGAAACATTTCATTTTCAAGAGATCCTATACATAGAGGGGGCttaaatcattattctatgaATGTCTTTGATGGAGGGAAATTATTGCTTGACAACATCTTGAAGACCAATATAACTGGTGTGACAGGGCTATTCAAATACACCTCAGACAGGGAACTCTATCACCCTGCATTTGAAGTTATTAATGTGATTGGAACTGGAATCAGGAAAGTTGGTTACTGGTCTAATTACTCTGGGTTATCAGTAGTGCGTCCTGACTCTATCTACTCTTATCCGCCAAGTCGCTTGCGTTCCAGTCAACAACTATATCCCATGGTCTGGACAGGAGAAACAACAAAGAAACCTCGAGGGTGGGCCTTTCCAAACTATGGAACACCACTGAAAGTAGGAGTCCCTATTCGAGCTGGCCTTAATGAATTTGTTGAACGGGTACCAGGTACTGATATCTTCAAAGGGTACTGTATTGAGGTCTTCACAACTGCACTAAACTATTTGCCATATGCTGTACCATTTAAATTTTTCCCCTTTGGCGAATCAAACTATACAGAACTTGTGGGCCTAGTCACTGAAGGG GTTTATGATGCAGCTGTGGGTACCATTGCTATCACAAGTAATCGGACAGAAATGGTTGATTTCACTCAGCCTTTTACTCAGTCAGGCTACGTTGTGGTGGTACCAGTTAGAGAGAGGGGCTCTAGTGCTTGGGCTTTTCTTAGGCCATTTACTCCTATGATGTGGTGTGTCACCGGAATGTTTTTTCTTCTCATTGGTGCAACGATTTGGATTTTGGAGCATAGAATGAATAATGATTTTCGTGGACCTCCTAGAGAGCAAATTGAAACTATTTTTTG GTTTGGGTTTTATACATTCTTCTCTGCCAGCA GACATAACACTGTCATGCTTGTCAGCACCTTAGGCCGCCTTGTCTTTCTGATGTGGCTAGTTGTGATTTTAATAATCAACGCTAGTTACACTGCCAACCTTACCTCAATCCTCATGGTTCATCATCTTTTTTCCCCAATCGAAGGAATTGAAAGTTTGTTAACAACAAATGACACCATTGGTTACCATCGTGGTTCATTTATTCGCAACTATCTGATTGAAGAACTTGGCATTCATGAATCCAGGCTCATTCCTTTTAACGTGACAGAAGATTATGCTAAAGCTTTAAGAGATGGTCCTGAAAAAGGTGGTGTTGCTGCTGTGGTAGACGAGCGTGTTTATATGGAACTCTTCCTCTCAACCCACTGTGAATTCTGCATTGTAGGCTCAGAGTTTTTCAGAAGTGGAATGGGATTT GCCTTTCCGAAGGCCTCTCCTCTGGCAGTTGACATGTCAACTGCAATTCAGGAATTGTCAGAAAATGGAGAGCTTCAAAGGATCCAAGACAAGTGGCTGTTAAGAGGTGCTTGCAAATCACAAAACACAGAGCTTGAAGTGAATCAGCTTCACTTGAAGAGCTTCTCAAGGCTGTTCTTAATATGTGGATTTGCATGCCTTTTTGCCCTTCTAGTGCACTTcatgtttgtaaataaataa
- the LOC116014212 gene encoding glutamate receptor 3.6-like isoform X2, which yields MLVESRVLITQFIMKLFGALMFAVFYFGYLPQGVNSTLSARPRVVNIGCVLTLRTDVGKIAKSVIETAVEDINSNPAVLGGTKLNISIVDDSNSGLLGIVEAIRYMETDTVAIIGPQSSVIAHAIAHIANELHVPLLSFSATDPALSSLQYPFFVRTSPNDMFQMAAIASIVQYYQWKAVIAIYTDDDSGRSGIDALADQLAMRRCRISYKAPLKPQATLDEVRDVLVQLALTESRIIIVHTCPYRGLDIFSLAKNLGMTESGYVWIATNWLSTIFDTIGPLSSEVIDNIQGTITLRTYVPYSEAKRNFVSRWSNLSRRVGTNSTFGMCTYGLYAYDTVWLLAHALDAFFKQGGNISFSRDPIHRGGLNHYSMNVFDGGKLLLDNILKTNITGVTGLFKYTSDRELYHPAFEVINVIGTGIRKVGYWSNYSGLSVVRPDSIYSYPPSRLRSSQQLYPMVWTGETTKKPRGWAFPNYGTPLKVGVPIRAGLNEFVERVPGTDIFKGYCIEVFTTALNYLPYAVPFKFFPFGESNYTELVGLVTEGVYDAAVGTIAITSNRTEMVDFTQPFTQSGYVVVVPVRERGSSAWAFLRPFTPMMWCVTGMFFLLIGATIWILEHRMNNDFRGPPREQIETIFWFGFYTFFSASRHNTVMLVSTLGRLVFLMWLVVILIINASYTANLTSILMVHHLFSPIEGIESLLTTNDTIGYHRGSFIRNYLIEELGIHESRLIPFNVTEDYAKALRDGPEKGGVAAVVDERVYMELFLSTHCEFCIVGSEFFRSGMGFAFPKASPLAVDMSTAIQELSENGELQRIQDKWLLRGACKSQNTELEVNQLHLKSFSRLFLICGFACLFALLVHFMFVNK from the exons ATGCT GGTGGAATCTAGGGTTTTGATCACTCAATTCATTATGAAACTGTTTGGGGCATTGATGTTCGCAGTTTTCTACTTTGGGTATTTGCCCCAAGGAGTTAACTCAACTCTTTCTGCAAGACCTAGAGTGGTGAACATTGGGTGTGTTCTCACGTTGAGAACGGATGTTGGTAAAATTGCAAAATCGGTAATAGAAACTGCAGTAGAAGACATCAATTCTAATCCAGCTGTTCTTGGAGGAACAAAGTTGAATATCTCCATCGTTGATGACAGTAACAGTGGATTGCTGGGGATAGTTGAAG CTATACGCTACATGGAGACTGACACTGTGGCCATAATTGGCCCCCAATCTTCAGTCATAGCTCATGCGATTGCTCACATTGCAAATGAGCTCCATGTCCCTCTATTGTCTTTTTCTGCCACTGATCCTGCTCTCTCTTCACTTCAGTATCCATTCTTTGTCAGGACCTCACCAAATGATATGTTTCAGATGGCTGCAATAGCATCAATTGTCCAATACTATCAATGGAAAGCAGTGATTGCTATATATACAGATGATGACTCTGGAAGGAGTGGCATTGATGCATTAGCAGATCAACTAGCTATGAGGCGATGTCGGATCTCTTATAAAGCACCTCTGAAACCTCAAGCAACATTGGATGAAGTGAGGGATGTGTTAGTTCAGCTGGCTTTAACAGAATCACGAATTATTATTGTTCACACTTGTCCTTATAGGGGACTGGATATATTTTCTCTGGCGAAGAATTTAGGAATGACAGAAAGTGGATATGTGTGGATTGCTACGAATTGGCTCTCCACTATCTTTGACACAATAGGTCCCCTTTCTTCAGAGGTAATTGACAATATTCAAGGAACTATTACATTACGCACATATGTTCCGTATTCAGAGGCAAAGAGGAACTTTGTCTCTAGGTGGAGCAATTTGAGCAGAAGAGTTGGAACTAATAGCACTTTTGGGATGTGCACTTACGGTTTATATGCATATGACACTGTGTGGTTACTTGCTCATGCTCTTGATGCATTCTTTAAACAAGGTGGAAACATTTCATTTTCAAGAGATCCTATACATAGAGGGGGCttaaatcattattctatgaATGTCTTTGATGGAGGGAAATTATTGCTTGACAACATCTTGAAGACCAATATAACTGGTGTGACAGGGCTATTCAAATACACCTCAGACAGGGAACTCTATCACCCTGCATTTGAAGTTATTAATGTGATTGGAACTGGAATCAGGAAAGTTGGTTACTGGTCTAATTACTCTGGGTTATCAGTAGTGCGTCCTGACTCTATCTACTCTTATCCGCCAAGTCGCTTGCGTTCCAGTCAACAACTATATCCCATGGTCTGGACAGGAGAAACAACAAAGAAACCTCGAGGGTGGGCCTTTCCAAACTATGGAACACCACTGAAAGTAGGAGTCCCTATTCGAGCTGGCCTTAATGAATTTGTTGAACGGGTACCAGGTACTGATATCTTCAAAGGGTACTGTATTGAGGTCTTCACAACTGCACTAAACTATTTGCCATATGCTGTACCATTTAAATTTTTCCCCTTTGGCGAATCAAACTATACAGAACTTGTGGGCCTAGTCACTGAAGGG GTTTATGATGCAGCTGTGGGTACCATTGCTATCACAAGTAATCGGACAGAAATGGTTGATTTCACTCAGCCTTTTACTCAGTCAGGCTACGTTGTGGTGGTACCAGTTAGAGAGAGGGGCTCTAGTGCTTGGGCTTTTCTTAGGCCATTTACTCCTATGATGTGGTGTGTCACCGGAATGTTTTTTCTTCTCATTGGTGCAACGATTTGGATTTTGGAGCATAGAATGAATAATGATTTTCGTGGACCTCCTAGAGAGCAAATTGAAACTATTTTTTG GTTTGGGTTTTATACATTCTTCTCTGCCAGCA GACATAACACTGTCATGCTTGTCAGCACCTTAGGCCGCCTTGTCTTTCTGATGTGGCTAGTTGTGATTTTAATAATCAACGCTAGTTACACTGCCAACCTTACCTCAATCCTCATGGTTCATCATCTTTTTTCCCCAATCGAAGGAATTGAAAGTTTGTTAACAACAAATGACACCATTGGTTACCATCGTGGTTCATTTATTCGCAACTATCTGATTGAAGAACTTGGCATTCATGAATCCAGGCTCATTCCTTTTAACGTGACAGAAGATTATGCTAAAGCTTTAAGAGATGGTCCTGAAAAAGGTGGTGTTGCTGCTGTGGTAGACGAGCGTGTTTATATGGAACTCTTCCTCTCAACCCACTGTGAATTCTGCATTGTAGGCTCAGAGTTTTTCAGAAGTGGAATGGGATTT GCCTTTCCGAAGGCCTCTCCTCTGGCAGTTGACATGTCAACTGCAATTCAGGAATTGTCAGAAAATGGAGAGCTTCAAAGGATCCAAGACAAGTGGCTGTTAAGAGGTGCTTGCAAATCACAAAACACAGAGCTTGAAGTGAATCAGCTTCACTTGAAGAGCTTCTCAAGGCTGTTCTTAATATGTGGATTTGCATGCCTTTTTGCCCTTCTAGTGCACTTcatgtttgtaaataaataa
- the LOC116014212 gene encoding glutamate receptor 3.6-like isoform X3 — protein MKLFGALMFAVFYFGYLPQGVNSTLSARPRVVNIGCVLTLRTDVGKIAKSVIETAVEDINSNPAVLGGTKLNISIVDDSNSGLLGIVEAIRYMETDTVAIIGPQSSVIAHAIAHIANELHVPLLSFSATDPALSSLQYPFFVRTSPNDMFQMAAIASIVQYYQWKAVIAIYTDDDSGRSGIDALADQLAMRRCRISYKAPLKPQATLDEVRDVLVQLALTESRIIIVHTCPYRGLDIFSLAKNLGMTESGYVWIATNWLSTIFDTIGPLSSEVIDNIQGTITLRTYVPYSEAKRNFVSRWSNLSRRVGTNSTFGMCTYGLYAYDTVWLLAHALDAFFKQGGNISFSRDPIHRGGLNHYSMNVFDGGKLLLDNILKTNITGVTGLFKYTSDRELYHPAFEVINVIGTGIRKVGYWSNYSGLSVVRPDSIYSYPPSRLRSSQQLYPMVWTGETTKKPRGWAFPNYGTPLKVGVPIRAGLNEFVERVPGTDIFKGYCIEVFTTALNYLPYAVPFKFFPFGESNYTELVGLVTEGVYDAAVGTIAITSNRTEMVDFTQPFTQSGYVVVVPVRERGSSAWAFLRPFTPMMWCVTGMFFLLIGATIWILEHRMNNDFRGPPREQIETIFWFGFYTFFSASRHNTVMLVSTLGRLVFLMWLVVILIINASYTANLTSILMVHHLFSPIEGIESLLTTNDTIGYHRGSFIRNYLIEELGIHESRLIPFNVTEDYAKALRDGPEKGGVAAVVDERVYMELFLSTHCEFCIVGSEFFRSGMGFAFPKASPLAVDMSTAIQELSENGELQRIQDKWLLRGACKSQNTELEVNQLHLKSFSRLFLICGFACLFALLVHFMFVNK, from the exons ATGAAACTGTTTGGGGCATTGATGTTCGCAGTTTTCTACTTTGGGTATTTGCCCCAAGGAGTTAACTCAACTCTTTCTGCAAGACCTAGAGTGGTGAACATTGGGTGTGTTCTCACGTTGAGAACGGATGTTGGTAAAATTGCAAAATCGGTAATAGAAACTGCAGTAGAAGACATCAATTCTAATCCAGCTGTTCTTGGAGGAACAAAGTTGAATATCTCCATCGTTGATGACAGTAACAGTGGATTGCTGGGGATAGTTGAAG CTATACGCTACATGGAGACTGACACTGTGGCCATAATTGGCCCCCAATCTTCAGTCATAGCTCATGCGATTGCTCACATTGCAAATGAGCTCCATGTCCCTCTATTGTCTTTTTCTGCCACTGATCCTGCTCTCTCTTCACTTCAGTATCCATTCTTTGTCAGGACCTCACCAAATGATATGTTTCAGATGGCTGCAATAGCATCAATTGTCCAATACTATCAATGGAAAGCAGTGATTGCTATATATACAGATGATGACTCTGGAAGGAGTGGCATTGATGCATTAGCAGATCAACTAGCTATGAGGCGATGTCGGATCTCTTATAAAGCACCTCTGAAACCTCAAGCAACATTGGATGAAGTGAGGGATGTGTTAGTTCAGCTGGCTTTAACAGAATCACGAATTATTATTGTTCACACTTGTCCTTATAGGGGACTGGATATATTTTCTCTGGCGAAGAATTTAGGAATGACAGAAAGTGGATATGTGTGGATTGCTACGAATTGGCTCTCCACTATCTTTGACACAATAGGTCCCCTTTCTTCAGAGGTAATTGACAATATTCAAGGAACTATTACATTACGCACATATGTTCCGTATTCAGAGGCAAAGAGGAACTTTGTCTCTAGGTGGAGCAATTTGAGCAGAAGAGTTGGAACTAATAGCACTTTTGGGATGTGCACTTACGGTTTATATGCATATGACACTGTGTGGTTACTTGCTCATGCTCTTGATGCATTCTTTAAACAAGGTGGAAACATTTCATTTTCAAGAGATCCTATACATAGAGGGGGCttaaatcattattctatgaATGTCTTTGATGGAGGGAAATTATTGCTTGACAACATCTTGAAGACCAATATAACTGGTGTGACAGGGCTATTCAAATACACCTCAGACAGGGAACTCTATCACCCTGCATTTGAAGTTATTAATGTGATTGGAACTGGAATCAGGAAAGTTGGTTACTGGTCTAATTACTCTGGGTTATCAGTAGTGCGTCCTGACTCTATCTACTCTTATCCGCCAAGTCGCTTGCGTTCCAGTCAACAACTATATCCCATGGTCTGGACAGGAGAAACAACAAAGAAACCTCGAGGGTGGGCCTTTCCAAACTATGGAACACCACTGAAAGTAGGAGTCCCTATTCGAGCTGGCCTTAATGAATTTGTTGAACGGGTACCAGGTACTGATATCTTCAAAGGGTACTGTATTGAGGTCTTCACAACTGCACTAAACTATTTGCCATATGCTGTACCATTTAAATTTTTCCCCTTTGGCGAATCAAACTATACAGAACTTGTGGGCCTAGTCACTGAAGGG GTTTATGATGCAGCTGTGGGTACCATTGCTATCACAAGTAATCGGACAGAAATGGTTGATTTCACTCAGCCTTTTACTCAGTCAGGCTACGTTGTGGTGGTACCAGTTAGAGAGAGGGGCTCTAGTGCTTGGGCTTTTCTTAGGCCATTTACTCCTATGATGTGGTGTGTCACCGGAATGTTTTTTCTTCTCATTGGTGCAACGATTTGGATTTTGGAGCATAGAATGAATAATGATTTTCGTGGACCTCCTAGAGAGCAAATTGAAACTATTTTTTG GTTTGGGTTTTATACATTCTTCTCTGCCAGCA GACATAACACTGTCATGCTTGTCAGCACCTTAGGCCGCCTTGTCTTTCTGATGTGGCTAGTTGTGATTTTAATAATCAACGCTAGTTACACTGCCAACCTTACCTCAATCCTCATGGTTCATCATCTTTTTTCCCCAATCGAAGGAATTGAAAGTTTGTTAACAACAAATGACACCATTGGTTACCATCGTGGTTCATTTATTCGCAACTATCTGATTGAAGAACTTGGCATTCATGAATCCAGGCTCATTCCTTTTAACGTGACAGAAGATTATGCTAAAGCTTTAAGAGATGGTCCTGAAAAAGGTGGTGTTGCTGCTGTGGTAGACGAGCGTGTTTATATGGAACTCTTCCTCTCAACCCACTGTGAATTCTGCATTGTAGGCTCAGAGTTTTTCAGAAGTGGAATGGGATTT GCCTTTCCGAAGGCCTCTCCTCTGGCAGTTGACATGTCAACTGCAATTCAGGAATTGTCAGAAAATGGAGAGCTTCAAAGGATCCAAGACAAGTGGCTGTTAAGAGGTGCTTGCAAATCACAAAACACAGAGCTTGAAGTGAATCAGCTTCACTTGAAGAGCTTCTCAAGGCTGTTCTTAATATGTGGATTTGCATGCCTTTTTGCCCTTCTAGTGCACTTcatgtttgtaaataaataa
- the LOC116014212 gene encoding glutamate receptor 3.6-like isoform X4 has product MFQMAAIASIVQYYQWKAVIAIYTDDDSGRSGIDALADQLAMRRCRISYKAPLKPQATLDEVRDVLVQLALTESRIIIVHTCPYRGLDIFSLAKNLGMTESGYVWIATNWLSTIFDTIGPLSSEVIDNIQGTITLRTYVPYSEAKRNFVSRWSNLSRRVGTNSTFGMCTYGLYAYDTVWLLAHALDAFFKQGGNISFSRDPIHRGGLNHYSMNVFDGGKLLLDNILKTNITGVTGLFKYTSDRELYHPAFEVINVIGTGIRKVGYWSNYSGLSVVRPDSIYSYPPSRLRSSQQLYPMVWTGETTKKPRGWAFPNYGTPLKVGVPIRAGLNEFVERVPGTDIFKGYCIEVFTTALNYLPYAVPFKFFPFGESNYTELVGLVTEGVYDAAVGTIAITSNRTEMVDFTQPFTQSGYVVVVPVRERGSSAWAFLRPFTPMMWCVTGMFFLLIGATIWILEHRMNNDFRGPPREQIETIFWFGFYTFFSASRHNTVMLVSTLGRLVFLMWLVVILIINASYTANLTSILMVHHLFSPIEGIESLLTTNDTIGYHRGSFIRNYLIEELGIHESRLIPFNVTEDYAKALRDGPEKGGVAAVVDERVYMELFLSTHCEFCIVGSEFFRSGMGFAFPKASPLAVDMSTAIQELSENGELQRIQDKWLLRGACKSQNTELEVNQLHLKSFSRLFLICGFACLFALLVHFMFVNK; this is encoded by the exons ATGTTTCAGATGGCTGCAATAGCATCAATTGTCCAATACTATCAATGGAAAGCAGTGATTGCTATATATACAGATGATGACTCTGGAAGGAGTGGCATTGATGCATTAGCAGATCAACTAGCTATGAGGCGATGTCGGATCTCTTATAAAGCACCTCTGAAACCTCAAGCAACATTGGATGAAGTGAGGGATGTGTTAGTTCAGCTGGCTTTAACAGAATCACGAATTATTATTGTTCACACTTGTCCTTATAGGGGACTGGATATATTTTCTCTGGCGAAGAATTTAGGAATGACAGAAAGTGGATATGTGTGGATTGCTACGAATTGGCTCTCCACTATCTTTGACACAATAGGTCCCCTTTCTTCAGAGGTAATTGACAATATTCAAGGAACTATTACATTACGCACATATGTTCCGTATTCAGAGGCAAAGAGGAACTTTGTCTCTAGGTGGAGCAATTTGAGCAGAAGAGTTGGAACTAATAGCACTTTTGGGATGTGCACTTACGGTTTATATGCATATGACACTGTGTGGTTACTTGCTCATGCTCTTGATGCATTCTTTAAACAAGGTGGAAACATTTCATTTTCAAGAGATCCTATACATAGAGGGGGCttaaatcattattctatgaATGTCTTTGATGGAGGGAAATTATTGCTTGACAACATCTTGAAGACCAATATAACTGGTGTGACAGGGCTATTCAAATACACCTCAGACAGGGAACTCTATCACCCTGCATTTGAAGTTATTAATGTGATTGGAACTGGAATCAGGAAAGTTGGTTACTGGTCTAATTACTCTGGGTTATCAGTAGTGCGTCCTGACTCTATCTACTCTTATCCGCCAAGTCGCTTGCGTTCCAGTCAACAACTATATCCCATGGTCTGGACAGGAGAAACAACAAAGAAACCTCGAGGGTGGGCCTTTCCAAACTATGGAACACCACTGAAAGTAGGAGTCCCTATTCGAGCTGGCCTTAATGAATTTGTTGAACGGGTACCAGGTACTGATATCTTCAAAGGGTACTGTATTGAGGTCTTCACAACTGCACTAAACTATTTGCCATATGCTGTACCATTTAAATTTTTCCCCTTTGGCGAATCAAACTATACAGAACTTGTGGGCCTAGTCACTGAAGGG GTTTATGATGCAGCTGTGGGTACCATTGCTATCACAAGTAATCGGACAGAAATGGTTGATTTCACTCAGCCTTTTACTCAGTCAGGCTACGTTGTGGTGGTACCAGTTAGAGAGAGGGGCTCTAGTGCTTGGGCTTTTCTTAGGCCATTTACTCCTATGATGTGGTGTGTCACCGGAATGTTTTTTCTTCTCATTGGTGCAACGATTTGGATTTTGGAGCATAGAATGAATAATGATTTTCGTGGACCTCCTAGAGAGCAAATTGAAACTATTTTTTG GTTTGGGTTTTATACATTCTTCTCTGCCAGCA GACATAACACTGTCATGCTTGTCAGCACCTTAGGCCGCCTTGTCTTTCTGATGTGGCTAGTTGTGATTTTAATAATCAACGCTAGTTACACTGCCAACCTTACCTCAATCCTCATGGTTCATCATCTTTTTTCCCCAATCGAAGGAATTGAAAGTTTGTTAACAACAAATGACACCATTGGTTACCATCGTGGTTCATTTATTCGCAACTATCTGATTGAAGAACTTGGCATTCATGAATCCAGGCTCATTCCTTTTAACGTGACAGAAGATTATGCTAAAGCTTTAAGAGATGGTCCTGAAAAAGGTGGTGTTGCTGCTGTGGTAGACGAGCGTGTTTATATGGAACTCTTCCTCTCAACCCACTGTGAATTCTGCATTGTAGGCTCAGAGTTTTTCAGAAGTGGAATGGGATTT GCCTTTCCGAAGGCCTCTCCTCTGGCAGTTGACATGTCAACTGCAATTCAGGAATTGTCAGAAAATGGAGAGCTTCAAAGGATCCAAGACAAGTGGCTGTTAAGAGGTGCTTGCAAATCACAAAACACAGAGCTTGAAGTGAATCAGCTTCACTTGAAGAGCTTCTCAAGGCTGTTCTTAATATGTGGATTTGCATGCCTTTTTGCCCTTCTAGTGCACTTcatgtttgtaaataaataa